The following proteins are encoded in a genomic region of Prosthecobacter sp. SYSU 5D2:
- a CDS encoding PQQ-binding-like beta-propeller repeat protein, which yields MKITLALTLLLTTYASAKTDWNRFRGPNGTGVAETSGLPTEVTADNTLWSVDLGKGWSSPVLWEDKVILTAETGEGKRGVIMLDARDGKEVWRHEENFTEHKKHNFNSFASSSPFVDAERIYINWSTGTTIQALALDHAGKVVWKNEHVADYIHEHGTGVSPIIVDGIMIVRSEFDWQKGGKVYTEDPVEQTWKSCIVGLDAKTGKQVWKLEIPNCLNTFSTPVVNVRGGKKEIICTNNASGVMGIDPATGKINWQHKGDFSQRSLGSGVLSEGVYFCTFGTGGGVKEFAALDVSGAKPKPVDFTFSKGLPYVPSPLVMDGRMYLLGDGGILKTVDFKSGELLYEERVNGSTGSSKFFSSPVAGDGKIYCGSQQGDLIVLKAGGKFEQLSANKLDSTINATPAIGDGRIYVRTEKKLWCIGSKNAPLP from the coding sequence ATGAAAATCACCCTCGCCCTCACCCTGCTGCTGACCACCTATGCCTCCGCCAAGACGGATTGGAACCGGTTCCGGGGGCCGAATGGCACTGGTGTGGCGGAGACCTCCGGCCTGCCCACAGAGGTGACGGCGGACAACACCCTGTGGAGTGTTGACCTGGGCAAGGGTTGGTCATCCCCGGTGCTCTGGGAGGACAAAGTCATCCTGACGGCCGAAACGGGAGAAGGAAAGCGTGGCGTCATCATGCTGGATGCCAGGGACGGAAAAGAGGTCTGGCGTCATGAGGAAAACTTCACCGAGCACAAGAAACACAATTTCAACAGCTTCGCCAGCAGCTCCCCCTTTGTGGATGCGGAGCGCATTTACATCAACTGGAGCACCGGTACCACCATCCAGGCCCTGGCGCTGGACCATGCGGGCAAGGTGGTGTGGAAAAATGAGCATGTGGCCGATTACATCCACGAGCATGGCACCGGCGTGTCTCCTATCATTGTGGATGGCATCATGATTGTCCGCAGCGAGTTCGACTGGCAAAAGGGCGGCAAGGTTTATACTGAAGACCCGGTGGAGCAGACCTGGAAAAGCTGCATCGTCGGCCTGGATGCCAAGACCGGCAAGCAGGTCTGGAAGCTGGAGATCCCCAACTGCCTGAACACCTTTTCCACCCCCGTAGTGAATGTGCGCGGTGGCAAAAAGGAGATCATCTGCACGAACAACGCCAGCGGCGTCATGGGCATTGACCCGGCCACGGGCAAGATCAACTGGCAGCATAAGGGTGACTTTTCCCAGCGCAGCCTGGGGTCAGGCGTTCTTTCTGAAGGAGTCTATTTTTGCACCTTCGGCACGGGTGGCGGGGTGAAGGAATTCGCCGCGCTTGACGTCAGCGGTGCCAAACCGAAACCGGTGGACTTTACCTTTAGCAAAGGCCTGCCCTATGTGCCCTCCCCCCTTGTGATGGATGGCCGCATGTACCTGCTGGGGGATGGAGGCATCCTGAAGACAGTGGACTTCAAGTCTGGCGAACTCCTGTATGAAGAGCGCGTCAATGGCAGCACCGGCAGCAGCAAGTTCTTCAGCAGCCCCGTCGCAGGCGATGGGAAAATCTATTGCGGCAGCCAACAGGGTGACCTGATTGTGCTCAAAGCCGGTGGCAAATTTGAGCAACTTTCCGCTAACAAGCTGGACAGCACCATCAACGCCACCCCCGCCATTGGCGACGGGCGCATCTACGTGCGCACGGAGAAGAAACTCTGGTGCATCGGCAGCAAAAATGCACCGCTGCCATAA
- a CDS encoding M3 family metallopeptidase: protein MAQPFLTQDFQIRWSTLETSAIQADIKTALELADANINRLIEQDRGKMNFDTVVLALDESTRPLNEAWGLVQHLDALCNSPALREAHNAMLPEVSSFFAKIPLNEHLWDLIETYSKTEDARDLPPVRKRALKETMESFIQAGADLPPEKKKRLEELESELSQATQKYSENVLDSTNKWELVITDVERLKGMPASAIEAARADAIAKGLGTPEDPQYRLTLKAPSMIPVMEYAEDESLRKAVWEGSTSIGRGGEHDNTELIWKILRLRHEKAQIMGKGNFADHVLQQRMAKTGQNALNFIENLHAKVKSAFDRETIQLQEYRADVVGQSADLLQPWEVGFWAEKQRKAEYDFDEEELRPYFPLDKVLGGMFRLAEMVFDLRIVGRDVVHYPAGETGPASTQPGELGPVEVWHPDVKFYEVRNEKGVHIGSFYADWHPRDSKRGGAWMNYLKGGLPPSPDGERDRRLHLGLICGNMTPPVDGKPALLTHDEVCTVFHEFGHLLHQLLGNVEIPSLNGVNVYWDFVELPSQIMENFCWERESLDLFARHHETGDTLPARLLKKVLAAKNYRSASDIVRQLSFGKLDLELHMHHATDEGADLDQLSRQLLKPYLMPLKTEPPSMARRFGHLFSSPVGYAAGYYSYKWAEVLDADAFTRFQHEGVLNPKVGRDFRDKILSKGNSEDPAKLFRDFMGRDPDPMALLIRAALA, encoded by the coding sequence ATGGCTCAACCGTTCCTCACCCAGGATTTTCAAATCCGCTGGTCCACCCTCGAAACATCCGCCATTCAGGCGGACATCAAAACGGCGCTGGAGCTGGCGGATGCGAACATCAACCGCCTGATCGAGCAGGACCGGGGCAAAATGAACTTTGATACCGTGGTGCTGGCACTGGATGAATCCACCCGCCCGCTCAATGAGGCCTGGGGCCTGGTCCAGCATCTGGATGCGCTGTGCAACTCCCCTGCCCTGCGCGAGGCACACAACGCCATGCTGCCTGAGGTGAGCTCCTTCTTTGCCAAAATCCCCCTCAATGAGCACTTATGGGATCTCATCGAGACTTACAGCAAAACCGAAGACGCCCGCGACCTCCCTCCCGTGCGCAAACGCGCGCTGAAGGAGACCATGGAAAGCTTTATCCAGGCCGGTGCGGACCTGCCGCCAGAGAAGAAAAAGCGGCTGGAAGAGCTGGAGTCCGAGCTGTCCCAGGCCACGCAGAAATATTCAGAAAACGTGCTGGATTCCACCAACAAGTGGGAGCTGGTGATCACCGACGTGGAACGGCTGAAAGGCATGCCGGCCTCCGCCATCGAGGCCGCCCGTGCGGATGCCATCGCCAAAGGACTGGGCACGCCGGAGGATCCGCAATACCGCCTGACCCTGAAGGCTCCGTCCATGATCCCGGTCATGGAATACGCGGAGGATGAAAGCCTGCGCAAAGCCGTGTGGGAAGGCTCCACCAGCATCGGCCGCGGCGGTGAGCATGACAACACGGAGCTCATCTGGAAGATCCTGCGTCTGCGCCATGAAAAGGCCCAGATCATGGGCAAGGGCAACTTCGCCGACCATGTCCTGCAGCAGCGCATGGCCAAGACGGGGCAGAACGCGCTGAATTTTATCGAGAACCTGCACGCCAAGGTCAAGAGCGCCTTTGACCGTGAAACCATCCAGCTCCAGGAGTACCGCGCCGATGTGGTCGGCCAGAGCGCGGACCTGCTGCAGCCCTGGGAGGTGGGCTTCTGGGCCGAGAAGCAACGGAAGGCCGAATACGATTTTGATGAGGAGGAGCTGCGCCCTTACTTCCCGCTGGACAAGGTGCTGGGCGGCATGTTCCGGCTGGCGGAGATGGTCTTTGACCTGCGCATCGTGGGCCGGGATGTGGTGCATTACCCTGCGGGTGAAACCGGCCCCGCCAGCACCCAGCCGGGCGAGCTTGGCCCGGTGGAAGTCTGGCATCCGGATGTGAAATTTTATGAGGTGCGCAATGAGAAGGGCGTGCACATCGGCTCATTCTATGCGGACTGGCATCCGCGGGATTCCAAGCGCGGCGGTGCGTGGATGAACTATCTCAAAGGCGGCCTGCCGCCCAGCCCGGATGGTGAGCGCGACCGCCGTCTGCACCTGGGCCTCATCTGCGGCAACATGACCCCGCCTGTGGACGGCAAGCCCGCGCTGCTGACCCATGACGAGGTGTGCACCGTCTTCCACGAGTTCGGCCACTTGTTGCATCAGCTGTTAGGCAATGTGGAGATCCCCTCGCTCAATGGCGTGAATGTCTATTGGGATTTCGTGGAGCTGCCTTCCCAGATCATGGAAAACTTTTGCTGGGAGCGTGAGAGCCTGGACCTCTTTGCCCGGCATCATGAAACTGGCGACACACTCCCGGCGCGCCTGTTGAAAAAGGTGCTCGCCGCGAAAAACTACCGCAGCGCCAGCGACATCGTGCGCCAGCTTTCCTTTGGCAAGCTGGACCTGGAACTGCACATGCACCACGCCACCGATGAAGGCGCGGACCTGGACCAGCTCTCCCGCCAGCTTTTGAAACCCTACCTGATGCCGCTGAAGACGGAACCCCCGTCCATGGCCCGCCGGTTTGGCCACCTGTTCAGCAGCCCCGTCGGCTATGCCGCCGGCTACTACAGTTACAAGTGGGCCGAAGTGCTGGATGCCGACGCCTTCACCCGCTTCCAGCATGAAGGCGTACTGAATCCAAAAGTGGGCCGCGACTTCCGCGACAAGATCCTCAGCAAAGGCAACTCCGAAGACCCCGCAAAGCTCTTCCGCGACTTCATGGGCCGCGACCCGGATCCGATGGCGTTGCTGATTCGGGCGGCGCTGGCTTAA
- a CDS encoding YHYH protein — translation MKRILILFWLSVAVVSALTTPPVAALREEGGWRILTSNGIANHPTGAFPNANNPNTVSPQAYEFRMTLKPKAAPKPTPSERAFFGVAVNGVPFEPGTAEFWKRDPRSGWVAEAKSGQVNLGLDEHDAHVQPNGAYHYHGLPTGLIQSLNGAKPDQMLLLGWAADGFPIYAARGHQAPMDATSPLVPMRSSYRLKKGTRPAGDEGPGGKYDGYYTQDYEYAAGQGDLDECHGRFGVTPEHPEGIYHYYITDEFPYMSRMWKGEADASFQKQGGGPPGGGRGRRGGPGGPGGPGFGPPAPGMGPRGGPPVADRQEADLC, via the coding sequence ATGAAACGAATCCTGATCCTGTTCTGGCTGTCGGTGGCTGTGGTTTCTGCTCTCACGACTCCACCTGTGGCGGCCCTGCGTGAAGAAGGCGGCTGGCGCATCCTGACTTCCAATGGCATCGCCAATCATCCCACGGGGGCCTTTCCAAATGCCAATAACCCGAATACGGTCTCCCCGCAGGCTTACGAATTCCGCATGACGCTGAAACCGAAGGCTGCGCCCAAGCCCACGCCATCGGAACGCGCGTTCTTCGGCGTGGCGGTGAACGGAGTGCCTTTTGAACCCGGCACAGCAGAGTTTTGGAAACGTGACCCCCGCTCCGGCTGGGTGGCGGAGGCCAAAAGCGGACAGGTAAATCTGGGGCTGGACGAGCATGACGCGCATGTGCAGCCCAATGGGGCCTACCATTATCATGGGCTTCCCACTGGCCTGATCCAGTCGCTCAACGGAGCCAAGCCGGACCAGATGCTGCTGCTGGGCTGGGCGGCGGATGGCTTCCCTATTTACGCGGCCAGGGGCCATCAGGCCCCGATGGATGCCACCAGCCCCCTGGTGCCTATGCGCAGCAGCTACCGCCTGAAAAAAGGCACACGGCCTGCGGGTGACGAAGGCCCTGGCGGCAAATACGATGGCTACTACACGCAGGACTATGAATACGCCGCAGGGCAGGGGGACCTGGACGAATGCCATGGCCGCTTCGGCGTCACGCCGGAGCATCCTGAGGGCATCTACCATTATTACATCACCGACGAGTTTCCCTACATGAGCCGGATGTGGAAGGGGGAGGCCGATGCGAGTTTTCAAAAACAGGGTGGCGGCCCTCCCGGTGGCGGACGCGGCAGGCGCGGTGGACCTGGAGGCCCTGGCGGACCAGGGTTCGGCCCGCCAGCTCCCGGCATGGGCCCCCGTGGCGGTCCCCCGGTGGCAGACCGCCAGGAGGCTGATCTGTGCTGA
- a CDS encoding sulfatase: MKRFVLTLVCGLAMQVVQAAGPNFVWIVADDMSPDITAYGAEGVKTPNLDRLAQEGRKYTRAYASAPVCSSSRSAFILGCYQTTTGLHAHDVENPQPLAAPYKHLPGLMREAGYFVTNSVAPGSTKKNAKTHYNFAHDPKVMFDGNDWTQRKPGQPFFAQFQISEPHRPFPIPESYDEQALRELDLPPNYPDHPLTRRDWYAYLRSVEVVDQRVGAILDQLEKEGELENTVVMFFADHGRPMPWGKQWLSVEGLQVPLLVRGPKVGKGEVEERLVSLIDLAPSMLDRAGLPVPEWMQGRPLLNGSFPDRSLIFAARDRCGDAPDRIRAVITPGQLLVKNFHPELPYLNWSGYKEASYPGMPLLRELGKIGALSPMQIRYTRDQREPLELYDLESDPTGLVNLAKDPQQEDRLTGLMADMDAWLETSEDKGALPDPPTEPSMDEIRHSKKQDYLRTWSRRGFKQEPTDAQRLTWWMQQYGLPETETIN; this comes from the coding sequence ATGAAGAGGTTTGTTCTGACTCTGGTGTGTGGGCTCGCGATGCAGGTGGTGCAGGCGGCGGGACCGAATTTTGTCTGGATTGTGGCGGATGACATGTCTCCGGACATCACGGCCTATGGGGCTGAGGGGGTGAAGACGCCGAACCTGGACCGGCTGGCCCAGGAGGGGCGCAAATACACGCGTGCTTATGCCTCCGCGCCCGTATGCAGTTCCTCGCGTTCCGCCTTCATTCTCGGCTGTTATCAGACCACCACCGGGCTGCATGCGCATGATGTGGAAAACCCGCAGCCGCTGGCCGCTCCGTATAAGCACCTCCCCGGTTTGATGCGTGAAGCCGGTTATTTTGTCACTAATTCTGTGGCCCCTGGCAGCACGAAAAAGAACGCCAAGACGCACTATAATTTTGCCCATGACCCGAAGGTGATGTTTGACGGGAATGACTGGACCCAGCGCAAGCCTGGGCAGCCCTTCTTTGCGCAATTTCAGATCTCTGAGCCGCACCGCCCTTTCCCCATCCCTGAGAGCTACGATGAGCAGGCGCTGCGTGAGCTGGACCTGCCACCGAACTACCCTGACCATCCGCTGACCCGGCGTGACTGGTATGCCTACCTGCGCAGTGTGGAGGTGGTGGACCAGCGGGTTGGCGCCATCCTGGACCAGCTTGAAAAAGAGGGGGAGCTTGAAAACACGGTGGTCATGTTCTTTGCCGATCATGGACGGCCCATGCCCTGGGGAAAACAATGGCTCAGTGTGGAAGGCCTGCAGGTGCCTCTGCTGGTCCGCGGTCCGAAGGTGGGAAAAGGCGAGGTGGAAGAACGTCTCGTCAGCCTCATTGATCTGGCACCTTCCATGCTGGACCGTGCCGGACTGCCAGTACCGGAGTGGATGCAAGGGCGGCCCCTTTTGAACGGCAGTTTTCCTGACCGTTCGCTCATCTTTGCAGCCCGCGACCGCTGTGGCGATGCGCCGGACCGCATTCGTGCCGTCATCACCCCTGGCCAGCTTTTGGTGAAAAACTTCCATCCCGAGCTCCCTTATCTGAACTGGTCGGGCTACAAAGAGGCCAGTTATCCCGGCATGCCGCTGCTGCGTGAGCTGGGCAAGATCGGCGCCCTGTCCCCCATGCAGATCCGCTACACCCGTGACCAGCGTGAGCCCCTGGAGCTTTACGATCTGGAATCTGACCCTACCGGCCTGGTGAACCTGGCCAAAGACCCGCAACAGGAGGACCGCCTGACGGGCCTGATGGCAGACATGGATGCCTGGCTGGAAACCAGCGAGGACAAAGGCGCCCTGCCCGACCCGCCGACAGAGCCCAGCATGGATGAGATCCGCCACTCGAAAAAACAGGACTACCTCCGCACCTGGAGCCGCCGCGGTTTCAAACAGGAGCCGACCGATGCCCAGCGCCTGACGTGGTGGATGCAGCAGTATGGCCTGCCTGAGACGGAGACGATCAACTGA
- the priA gene encoding primosomal protein N' — protein MSIPPPSSSKPAAQSLFDLGLAGADVAGEAGLTMDAGQLIARVQIETAAALELDYAIPEKLLRTIGIGTRVMVPLQNQRVAAVVIELLESSSFNARLKEIASLVGTRPMFTTGLLKLAHWISDYYVVPVNRVLRTMLPQAVREKPETFLTDSHLKLAKEPPPEVFEKMHANAPMQARILEKLRSNGGEATLSELRRELPRATAIIKPLLKAGWITRSEIRVERDPFQTEEFLPSQPLTLTDEQQVVYEAVLKAIQREAYLTNSSTTTEPRPPSTLLLHGVTGSGKTEVYLQAIAQVLEMGKTALVLVPEISLTPQTIERFKARFSEKTDAIAVLHSHLSDGERHDEWFKVHEGRAQIVIGARSAIFAPLENLGIIIVDEEHEPSYKQEDAPRYHARDVAVVRGRIERCAVLLGSATPSLESFQNATQGKYELLNMTKRTDGKSMPLIRIVDMRLERRKGTEVSFINTGILSQKLRIAITARLEKKEQTILFLNRRGFNTSLSCVACGETVQCQECAIPMTLHKKDNRLVCHICGARRVPPTKCPSCKEPGLKYAGFGTERVEQAVREVFPQARMARVDTDTMQRKNQLRDTLKDFRAQKLDILIGTQMIAKGLDFPNVTLVGVLNADTALNIPDFRAAERTFQLLVQVAGRSGRGEVKGEVFVQTHAPHSPAIQFSRHTDYDGYAQQELEQRLAFKYPPYTHMVLISARGKHETQAEFTLQTLHKRLEQGLPVGTIMGEPTPAALAKAHGQHRFQLLLRSEKIRILCAHIKRVVDGLTLPADIYVSWDVDPMNVS, from the coding sequence ATGTCCATCCCTCCACCCAGTTCTTCGAAGCCTGCTGCCCAGTCACTTTTTGACCTGGGGCTGGCGGGTGCGGACGTGGCGGGAGAGGCCGGTCTGACGATGGATGCGGGGCAGCTCATCGCCCGGGTGCAGATCGAAACAGCGGCGGCGCTGGAACTGGACTATGCCATCCCGGAGAAGCTGCTGCGCACCATCGGCATCGGCACGAGGGTGATGGTACCGCTGCAAAACCAGCGCGTGGCGGCGGTGGTGATTGAGCTGCTGGAATCGTCCTCATTTAATGCCCGGCTGAAAGAGATCGCTTCACTGGTGGGCACACGGCCCATGTTTACCACCGGCCTGCTGAAGCTGGCGCACTGGATCTCCGATTATTATGTGGTGCCGGTGAACCGGGTGTTGCGCACCATGCTGCCGCAGGCGGTGAGGGAAAAGCCGGAGACTTTTCTCACGGACAGCCATCTCAAACTGGCCAAGGAGCCGCCGCCGGAGGTCTTTGAAAAAATGCATGCCAATGCGCCCATGCAGGCCCGCATCCTGGAGAAGCTGCGCAGCAACGGTGGCGAGGCGACGCTGAGCGAGCTCCGTCGCGAACTGCCACGCGCGACGGCGATCATCAAGCCGCTGCTGAAGGCGGGCTGGATCACCCGCAGTGAGATCCGTGTGGAGCGGGATCCGTTTCAGACAGAGGAGTTTTTACCCAGCCAGCCGCTGACGCTGACGGATGAACAGCAGGTGGTTTATGAGGCGGTGCTGAAGGCCATCCAGCGCGAGGCTTACCTAACCAATAGTTCTACAACAACCGAACCTCGTCCGCCGTCCACGCTGCTGCTGCATGGCGTTACGGGCAGCGGCAAAACGGAAGTGTATTTGCAGGCCATCGCGCAAGTTTTGGAGATGGGCAAAACGGCGCTCGTTCTGGTGCCGGAGATCAGTCTGACGCCGCAGACCATCGAGCGTTTCAAGGCACGCTTTTCTGAGAAAACGGATGCCATCGCCGTGCTGCACAGCCACCTCAGCGATGGCGAGCGGCATGACGAATGGTTTAAGGTACATGAAGGCCGTGCGCAGATCGTCATCGGTGCCCGCAGCGCCATTTTTGCGCCATTGGAAAACCTGGGCATTATCATTGTGGATGAGGAGCACGAACCCTCTTATAAACAGGAGGACGCGCCCCGATATCATGCGCGGGATGTGGCCGTGGTGCGGGGTCGCATTGAGCGCTGCGCAGTCCTGTTGGGCTCCGCCACGCCGAGCCTGGAATCCTTTCAAAACGCCACCCAGGGCAAGTACGAACTGCTGAACATGACCAAACGCACGGATGGCAAATCCATGCCTTTGATCCGCATCGTGGACATGCGGCTGGAGCGCCGCAAGGGCACCGAGGTGTCCTTTATCAATACAGGCATCCTTTCCCAAAAGCTGCGCATCGCCATCACCGCGCGGCTGGAGAAAAAGGAGCAGACGATCCTGTTCCTCAACCGGCGCGGTTTTAATACCAGCCTGTCCTGCGTGGCCTGCGGTGAGACCGTCCAGTGCCAGGAATGCGCCATCCCGATGACGCTGCATAAAAAGGACAACCGCCTCGTCTGCCACATCTGCGGAGCGCGGCGCGTGCCACCCACCAAATGCCCGAGCTGCAAGGAACCCGGCTTGAAGTATGCAGGCTTCGGCACGGAGCGGGTGGAGCAGGCAGTGCGGGAAGTCTTTCCGCAGGCCCGCATGGCACGGGTGGATACGGACACCATGCAGCGGAAAAACCAGCTTCGCGATACCCTGAAGGACTTCCGCGCGCAGAAGCTGGACATCCTCATCGGCACGCAGATGATCGCCAAAGGGCTGGACTTTCCCAACGTCACCCTGGTGGGTGTGTTGAATGCGGACACCGCTCTTAACATCCCGGACTTCCGCGCGGCTGAGCGCACCTTCCAGCTTCTCGTCCAGGTAGCCGGGCGCTCAGGTCGTGGCGAGGTGAAGGGCGAGGTCTTTGTTCAGACCCATGCGCCGCACAGCCCGGCCATTCAGTTCAGCCGGCATACAGATTACGATGGGTATGCGCAGCAGGAGCTGGAGCAGCGGCTGGCTTTCAAATACCCGCCCTACACCCACATGGTGCTCATCAGTGCGCGGGGCAAACATGAAACCCAGGCGGAGTTCACCCTGCAGACCCTGCACAAGCGGCTGGAGCAGGGCCTGCCTGTCGGCACCATCATGGGCGAACCCACACCCGCCGCCCTGGCCAAGGCGCATGGCCAGCACCGCTTCCAGCTCCTGCTGCGCAGTGAAAAAATTCGCATCCTCTGCGCCCACATCAAGCGCGTGGTGGACGGACTGACGCTCCCCGCAGACATTTATGTGAGCTGGGATGTGGACCCGATGAATGTAAGCTAA
- a CDS encoding arylsulfatase, with product MKTKTLLALFCLIGCTALAADRPNVVVILSDDFGYGSVGCYGADGKLIQTPNLDRLAREGRRFTDANTTSSVCSPTRYSVLTGRYCWRTSAKHGVLGTFSPLHIETTRLNMASLLKEKGYSTAAIGKWHLGYGKADESPVWRTDYEAELSPGPLDIGFDYHFGVPANHGDLTGIYVENRFVYGLRNGKIPEGMKISGPDRDNPNFKATYTQEDTESGKSTILELDAPRRINERVMPYLTEKSADWIKAQKKGTPFFLYYTPVAVHNPVTPDKDTAGTSKAGPYGDWIHELDKSVGGILAALDESGQTENTLIIFTSDNGGVFKPERDMPQTDAYKAGLKVNGILRGGKHTVWEGGFKVPFIARWPGKIPAGSVCNEMVSLADLLATTAAIVGEKLPAAGEAAEDSYNILPALLGQEAKPARTDMIVHSSDGVFAIRQGPWKWIEGIPAQGTKKKKSEEFEPRLINVKEDPSETKDVSTENPEVVKKLSKLLVQYRNGGYSRELPPFIEKVLPKVAVLPKAEGEVVIEESLVSLPEKPWTTSQGAWKAEDSAVWGVQKGAKGSGANLRVPVSLTDGVLDYQIQFQGGRHSLRIEAGDNKESFRIEVSTTQAGITKNPSGTEPLLPLARKTVELESAVWYPVRVTFKGDEVTVQVNETVFSGKHALLGKEKKVLNFLVFGDRAGFKNVRLVK from the coding sequence ATGAAAACCAAAACCTTGCTTGCTCTCTTTTGCCTCATCGGCTGCACGGCCCTCGCAGCGGACCGGCCTAATGTCGTGGTCATTCTTTCGGATGACTTTGGATACGGCAGTGTGGGCTGTTACGGGGCGGACGGGAAGCTGATCCAGACGCCGAACCTGGACCGGCTGGCGCGGGAAGGGCGGCGGTTTACGGATGCGAATACCACCTCCTCGGTTTGCTCGCCCACGCGGTATTCGGTGCTCACGGGGCGGTATTGCTGGCGGACCTCGGCAAAGCATGGCGTGCTGGGCACTTTCTCGCCGCTGCACATTGAAACGACGCGGCTGAACATGGCCTCGCTGCTGAAGGAAAAGGGCTATAGCACGGCGGCGATCGGCAAGTGGCACCTGGGCTATGGCAAGGCGGATGAATCCCCCGTATGGCGGACGGATTATGAGGCGGAGCTTTCGCCAGGGCCCCTGGACATCGGGTTTGACTACCATTTCGGCGTTCCGGCCAATCACGGCGACCTGACCGGCATCTATGTGGAGAACAGGTTTGTCTATGGCCTGCGCAATGGCAAGATCCCGGAGGGCATGAAGATCAGCGGACCTGACCGCGACAACCCGAATTTCAAGGCGACCTATACCCAAGAGGATACAGAGAGCGGGAAGTCAACCATCCTGGAACTGGATGCACCACGCCGCATCAATGAGCGTGTGATGCCGTATCTGACAGAGAAATCGGCGGACTGGATCAAGGCGCAGAAGAAGGGCACGCCGTTCTTTTTATACTATACCCCCGTGGCCGTGCATAACCCCGTGACCCCGGATAAGGACACCGCCGGTACCAGCAAAGCCGGGCCGTATGGCGACTGGATCCATGAGCTGGACAAGAGCGTGGGCGGCATACTCGCCGCGCTGGATGAAAGCGGCCAGACGGAGAATACGCTCATCATCTTTACCAGTGACAATGGCGGGGTATTCAAGCCCGAGCGTGACATGCCGCAGACGGATGCGTATAAAGCCGGTCTGAAGGTCAATGGCATCCTGCGCGGCGGCAAGCACACTGTCTGGGAAGGCGGCTTCAAGGTGCCCTTCATCGCCCGCTGGCCGGGGAAGATCCCTGCCGGAAGCGTCTGCAATGAGATGGTCAGCCTGGCCGACCTCCTGGCCACCACGGCCGCCATCGTCGGTGAAAAACTGCCCGCCGCCGGTGAGGCCGCCGAGGACAGCTACAACATCCTGCCCGCGCTCCTCGGCCAGGAGGCCAAACCAGCCCGCACGGACATGATCGTTCACAGCTCAGACGGCGTATTCGCCATCCGCCAGGGACCCTGGAAATGGATCGAAGGCATCCCTGCCCAGGGTACGAAGAAGAAAAAGTCCGAGGAGTTCGAGCCCCGCCTTATCAACGTGAAAGAGGATCCATCTGAGACGAAGGATGTCAGCACCGAGAACCCGGAGGTGGTGAAGAAGCTGAGCAAGTTGCTGGTGCAATATCGCAATGGTGGCTATAGCCGAGAACTGCCGCCCTTCATTGAAAAGGTGCTGCCCAAGGTGGCCGTGCTGCCGAAAGCAGAGGGAGAGGTGGTCATTGAAGAATCATTGGTTAGTCTCCCTGAGAAGCCGTGGACCACCAGCCAGGGTGCCTGGAAGGCGGAAGACAGCGCCGTATGGGGCGTGCAAAAAGGGGCCAAAGGTTCAGGAGCGAACCTGCGTGTGCCTGTCAGCCTGACCGATGGCGTCCTCGATTACCAGATCCAGTTCCAGGGCGGCCGGCACTCGCTGCGCATCGAGGCCGGGGATAACAAAGAGTCCTTCCGCATTGAGGTCAGCACCACCCAGGCCGGCATCACCAAGAACCCGTCAGGAACAGAGCCGCTGCTTCCTCTGGCCCGCAAGACGGTCGAACTGGAATCCGCAGTCTGGTATCCTGTGAGGGTGACCTTCAAGGGGGATGAGGTGACGGTGCAGGTGAATGAGACGGTCTTTAGCGGGAAACATGCGCTGCTTGGAAAAGAAAAGAAGGTGCTGAACTTCCTGGTCTTTGGTGACCGTGCAGGATTTAAAAACGTGCGGTTGGTGAAGTGA
- a CDS encoding RNA-binding protein yields the protein MSDSTTQGNNRRRRSRGGRNRPGSSGGQHSPSRQGSTPRAGHQEPSGLQKFLSVISFGLLGKQKTLPRAATPQPRSTTSRPESGGRDRDRESRPPREPKPRREPVSVNPADITTERLYVGNLSYDATESDLFELFSGLGSVRNCEVVVNNRTQRSKGFAFVTMGSVDEARRAVQELGGKDFMNRALQLSGAKPIGSGEDREQRQENDRED from the coding sequence ATGTCAGACAGTACTACCCAAGGAAACAACCGCCGCCGCCGCAGCCGTGGCGGCCGCAACCGTCCGGGCTCCTCCGGCGGACAGCATAGCCCCTCCCGCCAAGGCAGCACCCCGCGTGCCGGCCATCAGGAACCCAGCGGCCTGCAGAAATTCCTCAGCGTCATCTCCTTTGGCCTGCTTGGAAAACAAAAGACCCTTCCCCGCGCCGCCACACCCCAGCCACGCAGCACCACCTCCCGTCCCGAATCCGGCGGTCGTGACCGTGACCGCGAAAGCCGTCCGCCACGCGAGCCAAAACCCCGCCGCGAGCCGGTCTCCGTCAATCCGGCCGACATCACCACCGAGCGCCTCTATGTGGGCAATCTCTCCTACGATGCCACCGAGAGCGACCTCTTCGAACTGTTCAGCGGCCTCGGCAGCGTCCGCAATTGCGAAGTAGTCGTCAACAACCGCACCCAGCGTTCCAAAGGTTTCGCCTTTGTCACCATGGGCAGTGTGGATGAAGCCCGCCGCGCCGTGCAGGAACTGGGCGGCAAAGACTTCATGAACCGCGCCCTCCAGCTCAGCGGTGCCAAGCCCATCGGCTCCGGTGAAGACCGCGAGCAGCGCCAGGAAAACGACCGCGAAGATTAA